Proteins encoded together in one Dermacentor variabilis isolate Ectoservices chromosome 2, ASM5094787v1, whole genome shotgun sequence window:
- the REG gene encoding proteasome regulator gamma isoform X1, translating into MESLFATAERLSASTPGRIKVEEYKERLKKEAEELVLHKFPEKILELETLLKTDKFSKTDLAAVHVDINIPVPEPPFINHEADLPAAKKRRLETLENEITGTKVLVLPTGSVGTNNHIVSMVDIVKPKIWQLVDDTNILKMWIQFLIPRIEDGNNFGVSIQEDALTEIRAVEGEAAAFFDQISRYFLTRGKIIAKVAKYPHVEDFRRTVQELDEKQYVSLRLVLCELKNHYATLHDLITKNLEKIKRPRSSNAENMY; encoded by the exons GTAGAAGAGTACAAAGAAAGACTAAAAAAAGAA GCAGAGGAGTTGGTTTTGCACAAATTTCCTGAGAAGATATTGGAACTGGAAACCTTGCTGAAA ACAGATAAGTTTTCGAAGACAGACCTTGCAGCTGTACATGTGGATATCAACATTCCAGTGCCTGAACCGCCATTCATCAACCATGAGGCTGATTTG CCTGCAGCAAAGAAAAGAAGGCTTGAAACTCTTGAGAATGAAATCACAG GCACCAAAGTGTTGGTCCTACCAACAGGCTCAGTCGGCACTAACAACCACATTGTCAGCATGGTCGATATCGTCAAGCCGAAGATTTGGCAGCTTGTAGATGACACAAACATA tTAAAAATGTGGATACAGTTTCTCATACCAAGAATCGAGGATGGAAACAACTTTGGTGTTTCTATACAG GAAGACGCCTTGACAGAAATTAGAGCGGTGGAGGGTGAGGCAGCAGCATTCTTTGACCAGATCTCTCGGTACTTCCTGACACGGGGCAAAATTATTGCAAAGGTGGCCAAGTATCCACACGTG GAGGACTTTAGACGTACCGTGCAAGAGCTCGACGAGAAGCAGTATGTGAGCCTGCGGTTGGTTCTTTGTGAACTCAAGAACCACTAT GCGACCCTCCACGACTTGATCACGAAGAACTTGGAAAAAATCAAGAGGCCACGAAGCAGCAATGCTGAAAACATGTACTAG
- the REG gene encoding proteasome regulator gamma isoform X2 — MARETNPKVEEYKERLKKEAEELVLHKFPEKILELETLLKTDKFSKTDLAAVHVDINIPVPEPPFINHEADLPAAKKRRLETLENEITGTKVLVLPTGSVGTNNHIVSMVDIVKPKIWQLVDDTNILKMWIQFLIPRIEDGNNFGVSIQEDALTEIRAVEGEAAAFFDQISRYFLTRGKIIAKVAKYPHVEDFRRTVQELDEKQYVSLRLVLCELKNHYATLHDLITKNLEKIKRPRSSNAENMY; from the exons GTAGAAGAGTACAAAGAAAGACTAAAAAAAGAA GCAGAGGAGTTGGTTTTGCACAAATTTCCTGAGAAGATATTGGAACTGGAAACCTTGCTGAAA ACAGATAAGTTTTCGAAGACAGACCTTGCAGCTGTACATGTGGATATCAACATTCCAGTGCCTGAACCGCCATTCATCAACCATGAGGCTGATTTG CCTGCAGCAAAGAAAAGAAGGCTTGAAACTCTTGAGAATGAAATCACAG GCACCAAAGTGTTGGTCCTACCAACAGGCTCAGTCGGCACTAACAACCACATTGTCAGCATGGTCGATATCGTCAAGCCGAAGATTTGGCAGCTTGTAGATGACACAAACATA tTAAAAATGTGGATACAGTTTCTCATACCAAGAATCGAGGATGGAAACAACTTTGGTGTTTCTATACAG GAAGACGCCTTGACAGAAATTAGAGCGGTGGAGGGTGAGGCAGCAGCATTCTTTGACCAGATCTCTCGGTACTTCCTGACACGGGGCAAAATTATTGCAAAGGTGGCCAAGTATCCACACGTG GAGGACTTTAGACGTACCGTGCAAGAGCTCGACGAGAAGCAGTATGTGAGCCTGCGGTTGGTTCTTTGTGAACTCAAGAACCACTAT GCGACCCTCCACGACTTGATCACGAAGAACTTGGAAAAAATCAAGAGGCCACGAAGCAGCAATGCTGAAAACATGTACTAG